A portion of the Trichomycterus rosablanca isolate fTriRos1 chromosome 17, fTriRos1.hap1, whole genome shotgun sequence genome contains these proteins:
- the abcc10 gene encoding ATP-binding cassette sub-family C member 10 has translation MEHILQLSRFVLTVIRAAAIFLYLLAYIFPCNTSQGESLLVNRDDVAPLIVPEVGTEEVVAEDGASCISRLLYLWLNVQLRQGQCGEIERPSDILQLPKRLRTKAVTQHFSRCWAECLSSTGSRASGNQQDGLYSQIQPEELSEERNQQEVKLFRVLHKAFGRRYYLLGVLKLFASLLAFAGPLLLSWLVGFMENEGAPLSTGIWCAVGLFSITFLAAFLRNLFGFEVSKVALEARAAVVSTIYAKALRVSGSALARFNTGEVVNFMSTDTDRLVNFFNSFHDVWCLPFQFALALYLLYLQVGIAFLGGLAVAILLVPLNKVLAARILENNKHMLSHKDSRVKLMTEVLFGIRVLKFYNWEQHIAEKINQSRKKELSHLKILKYLDAVCVYTWAALPVVISILTFITYVLLGNTLTAAKVFTTLALVGMLILPLNAFPWVLNGTLEAKVSLDRIQHFLRLRDQDFSAYYSQVSPEDPLSAIQLTQASFSWKRPDDPRPESEAGDTSPSGSLYLQNLNLSVKKGSLVVVVGKVGCGKSSLLAAMIGELNRCGGAVHVQGREQGFGLAMQEPWIQHATVRDNILFGKDFDSGFYQTVLEACALTDDLNILPHGDQTEVGENGVTLSGGQKSRLALARAVYMDKDIYLLDDPLAAVDADVAHHLMEKCILGILRNKTRILCTHRVEFVKKADMVVLMDSGTVVKTGTPSEVLSLVKDVPKDSKNKSNMKEKGAANEEEEEEQTNVLISNEVLTSMTEEQKQMGGLAWTVYQSYWRAVGGCMAASVLFSLFLMQGSKNVSDWWLSHWISNLKDNRSELASLTAGPLSALVLLSPHRLVFPVQVRDSNSFGNMSSELKFYMTVYGSLAAANTFFTAARAFLFAYGAIHAATVIHKRLLNNVLKATMTFFDTTPLGRLLNRFSSDIYSIDDSLPFVLNILLANVFGLLGMLVVMSYGLPWVLLPLVPLGVLYYQTQRFYRHSSRELKRLCSLTLSPIYSHFSETLSGLATVRASGHTARFEEENERRLDQNLRCVFISNAAMQWLDIRLQMIGVTVVTGISVIAVIQHQIRSVDPGMVGLALSYALSITNLLSGLIFSFVQTEMQLVSVERTEEYSTCIPLEPQDGKTEVSATWPEHGRVEFDGAVLAYRPGLPNALDGVSLVVMPELNHGRILLDGKDISEVRLSQLRSKLAIIPQDPFLFSSSVRENLDPCCLHLDHQLLDALNQCHLGDVVQRIGGLDAAVGERGKCLSVGQRQLLCLARALLTEANVLCIDEATASVDHKTDMLLQKTIRERFKGRTVLTIAHRLNTIMDSDRILVMHAGKVVEFDSPATLCQRQDSVFQKLLNGRGE, from the exons ATATTTTACAACTGCCAAAAAGATTACGAACCAAAGCTGTTACGCAGCACTTTAGTCGGTGTTGGGCAGAGTGTCTGAGTAGCACAGGGTCAAGAGCATCTGGGAACCAGCAGGATGGTTTGTACAGCCAGATTCAGCCTGAGGAACTCTCTGAGGAAAGGAACCAACAAGAAGTAAAGCTCTTCAGGGTACTACATAAGGCTTTTGGTCGGCGCTACTACCTACTGGGTGTACTCAAACTCTTTGCCAGTTTGTTAGCCTTTGCAGGACCGTTGCTTCTTAGCTGGTTAGTGGGTTTCATGGAGAATGAGGGGGCACCACTTAGCACAGGTATATGGTGTGCTGTGGGACTCTTTTCAATCACTTTCCTGGCAGCATTCCTGCGCAACCTGTTTGGGTTCGAAGTCTCCAAGGTGGCACTGGAGGCTCGTGCTGCAGTCGTATCCACTATTTATGCTAAAGCTCTGCGAGTCAGTGGTTCGGCTTTGGCACGATTTAATACTGGTGAAGTGGTCAACTTCATGAgcacagatacagacagattgGTAAATTTCTTCAACAGCTTCCATGACGTCTGGTGTCTTCCTTTCCAGTTTGCCCTTGCGCTCTACCTTCTCTACCTGCAGGTGGGCATTGCTTTTCTGGGAGGACTGGCTGTTGCAATTCTGCTAGTGCCTCTTAATAAAGTACTGGCAGCCCGGATTCTGGAGAACAATAAACACATGCTCTCTCACAAAGACAGCAGAGTGAAG CTAATGACAGAAGTCCTGTTTGGAATCCGAGttctgaagttctacaattgGGAGCAGCACATTGCAGAGAAGATAAATCAAAGCCGCAAAAAAGAGCTGAGTCACCTGAAGATATTAAAGTACCtggatgcagtgtgtgtgtacacctgGGCTGCTCTTCCTGTAGTTATCTCCATCCTTACCTTCATCACTTATGTGTTACTGGGAAACACTCTTACTGCAGCTAAG GTTTTCACTACCCTGGCTTTGGTAGGCATGCTCATTCTGCCACTCAATGCTTTTCCCTGGGTTTTAAATGGCACTTTGGAGGCTAAAGTATCTCTGGATCGGATTCAGCACTTTCTGCGTCTGCGTGATCAAGACTTCAGTGCATACTACAGCCAAG TGTCTCCTGAAGACCCTCTAAGTGCCATTCAGCTGACCCAAGCAAGCTTCTCCTGGAAAAGACCAGATGATCCACGGCCTGAATCAGAGGCAGGGGACACATCTCCTTCAGGAAGTCTGTATCTTCAGAACCTTAATTTAAGTGTCAAAAAG GGCTCTCTGGTTGTTGTGGTTGGAAAGGTTGGGTGTGGAAAAAGCTCACTATTAGCTGCTATGATTGGAGAGCTAAACAG ATGTGGAGGTGCAGTGCATGTTCAGGGCAGAGAGCAGGGCTTTGGTCTGGCTATGCAGGAGCCTTGGATCCAGCATGCAACAGTGCGAGACAACATCCTGTTTGGAAAGGACTTTGACAGTGGCTTTTATCAGACGGTGCTTGAGGCCTGTGCCCTCACTGATGATCTTAAT ATTTTGCCTCATGGGGATCAGACAGAGGTAGGAGAAAATGGAGTAACACTCAGTGGAGGCCAGAAGAGTCGACTTGCTCTTGCCCGAGCTGTTTATATG GACAAGGACATCTATCTGCTAGATGACCCGCTGGCAGCAGTCGATGCTGATGTGGCTCACCATCTAATGGAGAAATGCATTCTGGGAATTCTTAGGAACAAGACCAGAATTTTGTGTACTCATCGAGTAGAGTTTGTAAAGAAGGCTGATATGGTGGTACTGATGGACAGTGGGACAGTAGTGAAAACTG GAACACCGAGTGAAGTTTTGTCTCTGGTGAAAGATGTACCTAAGGATAGCAAAAACAAGAGCAACATGAAGGAAAAGG GTGCTGCtaatgaagaagaagaagaagaacagaCCAATGTGCTAATCTCAAATGAGGTACTAAccagcatgacagaagagcagAAACAAATGGGTGGGCTTGCATGGACAGTCTATCAGTCGTATTGGAGAGCCGTGGGTGGCTGCATGGCTGCGTCTGTTCTTTTCTCCTTATTTCTCATGCAAG GATCTAAGAATGTATCTGATTGGTGGCTGTCTCACTGGATCTCCAACTTGAAGGATAACAGATCTGAGTTGGCTTCTCTGACAGCCGGCCCTCTCTCAGCCTTGGTTCTCCTCTCTCCTCACAGACTTGT GTTTCCTGTACAAGTCAGAGACTCCAATTCATTTGGCAACATGAGCTCAGAGCTGAAGTTCTACATGACTGTGTATGGTTCTCTGGCTGCAGCCAATACATTCTTTACTGCTGCTCGTGCCTTCCTCTTTGCTTACGGAGCGATCCATGCTGCCACTGTCATCCATAAAAGACTGCTTAATAATGTGCTGAAG GCGACAATGACGTTTTTTGACACCACACCCCTGGGTCGACTCTTAAATCGTTTCTCTTCTGACATCTACAGCATAGATGACTCACTACCATTTGTCTTAAACATTCTATTAGCAAATGTTTTTGGGTTGTTAGGCATGTTAGTGGTTATGAGCTACGGGCTGCCTTGGGTGTTACTCCCTCTGGTTCCACTAGGGGTGCTGTATTACCAAACACAGCGTTTTTATCGCCACTCGTCTCGTGAACTAAAACGCCTGTGCAGTCTCACACTTTCTCCCATCTATTCACACTTCTCAGAGACACTCAGTGGCCTGGCAACAGTGCGAGCCAGTGGGCACACTGCCAG GTTTGAGGAGGAGAATGAGCGGCGACTGGATCAGAACCTGCGCTGTGTGTTTATCAGCAATGCTGCTATGCAGTGGCTGGACATTAGACTGCAGATGATTGGCGTTACTGTAGTGACTGGCATTAGTGTAATTGCTGTGATCCAGCACCAGATCCGATCAGTGGATCCAG gtaTGGTAGGTCTGGCGCTGTCGTACGCTTTGTCCATCACTAACCTGCTGTCAGGACTGATCTTCAGCTTTGTTCAGACTGAGATGCAGCTGGTGAGCGTTGAGCGGACTGAAGAGTATTCCACCTGCATTCCCCTGGAACCACAGGATGGCAAAACAGAG GTTTCAGCAACCTGGCCAGAACATGGACGAGTGGAGTTTGACGGAGCTGTGCTGGCGTACCGGCCTGGCTTGCCAAATGCTCTGGATGGTGTGAGCTTGGTGGTAATGCCAG AACTGAATCATGGTCGAATACTGCTTGATGGAAAGGACATCAGTGAAGTTAGGCTCTCTCAACTTAG GTCCAAACTGGCCATAATTCCCCAGGATCCATTTTTGTTCTCCAGCTCAGTAAgagaaaatcttgacccctgtTGTCTTCACCTTGATCATCAGCTACTAGATGCCCTGAATCAGTGCCACTTGGGAGATGTAGTCCAACGAATTG gAGGCTTGGATGCTGCAGTAGGAGAGAGAGGAAAGTGTCTCTCGGTTGGTCAGAGGCAGCTACTGTGTCTTGCTCGGGCTCTTCTGACTGAAGCAAAC GTTTTATGCATCGATGAAGCCACAGCTAGTGTAGATCACAAAACTGACATGCTTCTACAGAAAACCATCCGGGAAAGATTTAAGGGTAGAACTGTCCTCACCATCGCCCACAG ACTCAACACTATTATGGACTCTGACAGAATACTGGTGATGCATGCTGGTAAAGTGGTGGAGTTCGACAGTCCTGCCACACTGTGCCAAAGACAGGACTCGGTCTTTCAAAAACTTTTAAATGGAAGAGGAGAATGA